The genomic segment CCATACGCTCCGCTCACCGCGTTGAAGAAGCCGGCCACGAATCCGATGCCGACAAGTAGCAGAGTATTCCCAGCGTTTGCCCCCCTCGCGGGATCGTCCGGAGTCTTTGCACTCGATCCCAGATCGCGTCGGGAGAAGATCCCTTGGACCAGAGGTTCCTCCCGCGTGAAGAAGAAGCGAAAGAGAAGCGATCCGCCGAGCAGAAGCAACGCCACCGAGACCCAGAGGCGGATGATCTCCTCTGACAATCGGGTGATGAGCACTGCTCCAGCGAGTGCGCCGACCACGCCAGAGATCGAGAGCGGGATCACCCAATCTCGACGCACATTGCCGAATCCCCAATGAGCGAGCCCGGCCATGAGTCCGTTCCCGACCTTCACCAGATTCACCGTCGCGACGACGAGAAGAGGAGGAAGCCCCGCCGCGAGCATGAAACTGCTCGCGATGGCGCCAAAGCCCATTCCCGTCATCACGTCCACGAACTGCGCGACGAGTCCCGCTAGAAATGCCAACGTCCAAAGCTCGACCGGCATCCTCGCTCCTCCACTATTGGTCCTCGATCCCCTGCGAACGCTCTCTCAGTGGACGATACGCCTCACGGATTCGTCCCCTCACCTGACGAAAGCACGAGGCCCACGCGCGCGGGATCAGCGGCGACGTGCAACCCGCATTCCTGAAGGGCGGGATTTCGCTCCCACCACCATCGCCCCGCGCGTGGATCTTCGCCCGGTTGAACGGCGCGCGTGCACGGCGCGCAACCGATCGAAGGATACCCGCGATCATGCAGCACATTATACGGCACGTCGTGGCGCCGAATGTACGCCCATACGCGCTCCCACGACCAATCCGCCAGCGGATTGAGTTTGAGGCGATCGCCATGTAGGACATCCCGCTCGATCTTAGCGATCTGCGCGCGCGTCACAGCTTGCTCTCGGCGCAGCCCAGTGATCCAGGCGTCCAATCCCGCGAGCGCTCGCTCAAGCGGCTTCACCTTCCGAACGCGACAGCACAGCTTTCGCAGCTCGACCGAACGATACATCAGGTTATAGCCGTGGGCGCGCACCATCTCGGCGACCTCCGTGGGATCCGGCGTGTAGATCTCCACTTCGATCCCATAGCGCTCGCGAATTCGGTCTATGACGTC from the Blastocatellia bacterium genome contains:
- a CDS encoding sulfite exporter TauE/SafE family protein; amino-acid sequence: MPVELWTLAFLAGLVAQFVDVMTGMGFGAIASSFMLAAGLPPLLVVATVNLVKVGNGLMAGLAHWGFGNVRRDWVIPLSISGVVGALAGAVLITRLSEEIIRLWVSVALLLLGGSLLFRFFFTREEPLVQGIFSRRDLGSSAKTPDDPARGANAGNTLLLVGIGFVAGFFNAVSGAYGPVVTTLLMLTRGGHPRYAVGTVSLAELFVAGASTIGLLRALGTSNFPLWLPIAVMAGGIVAAPCGAYLCRHLPGRTLEGLIGLTVMSLNLWNVLRAFG
- a CDS encoding phosphoadenylyl-sulfate reductase — encoded protein: MSESPVHQKIEFSPSAGVRGARELSPEEIARLNEEFAEKSAEALLEWALERFHPRIALAASFGAEDVVLIDMLWRLQPRARIFTLDTWRLPTETYDVIDRIRERYGIEVEIYTPDPTEVAEMVRAHGYNLMYRSVELRKLCCRVRKVKPLERALAGLDAWITGLRREQAVTRAQIAKIERDVLHGDRLKLNPLADWSWERVWAYIRRHDVPYNVLHDRGYPSIGCAPCTRAVQPGEDPRAGRWWWERNPALQECGLHVAADPARVGLVLSSGEGTNP